The genome window GCCGTTGATGTCGAGGGCCTGTATACATTAGGAACTGTAGTGATAGATTATCGTGGCTACCGCGTGACAGCACAATCCATTATTCCTGGTATTCTTGAACGGGAGCAGGAACAATCGGTTGTGTACGGTTCCATTGATTTCGGCAAAACGGTCCTTAGTCACCCAAAGTATTTGGAATTACTCACACAAGCTGGTCAACAATTGAAGATAATGTCGCACTCCGTAATCAatgaaaaggatgaagaagttgAATTGTGCTCATCCGTTGAATGCAAGGGAATCATTGGCAACGATGGACGACATTACATTCTTGATCTGCTAAGAACCTTCCCTCCTGATGTTAATTTCCTGAAACTGGCTGACGTTGAACTTGGAAAGGAAGTGAAAAGCCTCGGTTTTCCTATTGAACACAAACACAAATTGTGCTGCTTGAGACAAGAATTGCTCGAAGCCTTTGTGGAAGACCGTTATGTCATGTTCATTAAATATGCCGCACATCATTTGCAACAAATCAATGCGTTGAAGAAGCAGAAGGAGGGGGCACCTGCCATTGAAGATGGCCAAAATAAGGAAAGTGATTCCACAAAACCAGAAGATAAGAAATCTACAGAAAAGGAACAAGTAGatgtgaaaaaagaaaagatcaaCTCAGAATTGCAATCCGATGAACAAGAAAAAGAGAAGACTGATATTCCAGAAAAATCAACCACCGCCAATGATGATAAAGTCGATACTGAAGAAGCTAAGAAACTTACCGAGACGATTAATGAGAAAAATGCACATGACGAAAAGCAGGCAGCCGATGTTGTTAAACGAGCATGTGCCGCCGTAGGCTCGTTGAAGGAATACGAGTTTGATTTCCGCTTTAATCCTGATGTTTTCTCACCGGGAATTAAACACGTTGACAAGTTAGATACGCCTTACTCACTGAAGAAACAGAAGCAGTTGGTGATTGATGCGGCGGAATTTTTGGTTACGCGGCAGATTCCAAGCTTCGTGCATGAATATCTGGATCATTCATCGGCGCCGATGGATGGAACTACACTAACTGAAGCATTACACAATCGCGGTATTAATATAAGGTGAGTGGAATTTCTCTTGAGGTCTCTTTTGTCCTCTGACAAaggattttttctttcatttttcagatatttaggAAAGGTCGTGCAATTGTTAGCTAAAATAAAGTCACTTGATTATCTCCATCAAATCGCGGTCCAAGAACTTATCCTGCGAGCCACAAAACACATTTATTACACATacatgcagaataccgaaatgaTGAGCTTAGCGGCAGCGATAAGTCATTTCCTCAATTGCTTCCTAACATCTGGACCCGTGCCGACCCCGCAGGCGGGATCTGATGATCTACAAAAATCTAATAAACGTAGGAATAAGCGAAAGGGCAAGAATGCCTTATTTGGTAGTGATAACAATGAATGGACTCTAGTAACACAAAAGTCACTGTGGCAGCAAATAAAAAAAGAGATAAAATCATACTGGGACTATGATTTAGGCTGTGATAGCATTGAGGCAGTGATTGAAACGTATAAGTTGCAACGTATCAGCATGCTTCGTGCCTTTTGCCTGAAAGTCGGTATTCAAATTCTACTACGAGAATATAATTTCGAATCACGCAACAAACCTACATTCAGTGATGAGGATATAGTAAACGTTTTCCCAATAGTCAAGCACATTAATCCTAGAGCTTCCGACGCATACAATTTTTACACAACGGGACAGACGAAAATTCAACAAGGATTCTTCAAAGAGGGCTATGAGCTGATTAGCGAAGCTCTGAACTTGTTGAATAATGTCTTTGGTGCCATGCATCCGGAAAATGCTCAATGTCTTCGTATGTTAGCGCGTTTAAGCTATATTATGGGTGATCCGCAAGAAGCGTTAGCAATCCAACAGCGCGCCGTTCTTATGAGCGAACGCGTTAACGGAATTGACCACCCATGCACTATTATGGAATATGTATGCGTTTTGCTTTATAAATTTCAAGCAGTCTTTAGTTGTGTTTTATTTTCAGTCGCATCTTGCTTTGTACAGCTTCGCCAATGGACAAATAAGTAGATCATTAAAACTCCTGTACAGGGCAAGGTATCTGGCATTGGTAATTTGTGGAGAAAACCATCCAGAGATCGCACTGTTGGACGTGAGTTAACTATTTgaatatttatatcttttaaTCTAATGAAATAATACTTGACCAACAGAGCAACATTAGTTTGATACTCCACGCTGTCGGCGAATATGAACTTTCTCTCCGGTTCCTCGAGCATGCTCTCGCCCTTAATATTAAATACTTTGGTAAAAAATCACTTAAGGTGGCTGTAAGTTATCATTTAATTGCGCGAACTCAAAGTTGCATGGGTGATTTCCGATCGGCACTTaacaatgaaaaggaaacttaTGCTATTTACAAGCAACAGGTGAGTTATGATTTTCATCCCTGATGAAGGTCTGTTATGATCGATTTGTTTTGAATTCAAATTTCAGTTGGGTGAAACTCACGAAAAGACACAAGAATCTTCTGAGTGCTTGCGGGTACTAACACAGCAGGCTGTATTCTTACAGAAGAAGATGAACGATATCTATTCGAATGGAAAATTAACAACGAGTCTGCCACCAATTCACATCCAACCGCCAACCATGGGTTCAGTGCTCGATATGCTTAATGCCATTAATGGAATTTTATTTGTTCAAATTAGGTAAGTATCTTAGATCACTAAGGGGGTTGTTTACTTTCCAGTCGAAACTTCAAgcatatttttgggaattatTTGCGGGGGAATTATCAAAAATAATATTgaaatcttgtttttttttttttgtttcgtttttaaaaatttatttttgaaaattaatgatAACCGACGACTTTGGAATGTCCTGCAcaagtgtcacaggcgactttGTGGTAAAATTTCGGTAGTTTGAAATGGATTTGCTAAAATTACGCAataattcaggaaggaagaacaccatctgactggcaagaaagtgccactgttctaatatggaaaaagaaaggtagtccagcaaaatgttcaaattaccgttcaatTAAGTTACTATCCCATACcaggaagatttttgaacgcattcttaacaaccgtattcgcgaaatcgtttaaataaccgTGAACCACGCCGGATTTGTCAgaaattgcggaactactgacgcaatacacggcgGTTActgatggagaaacaccgtgagaagcatcgccctctttacaatgcatttctggatctagagaaagcgtttgaccgtgtgctacacgaactcatctggtatgttttacgacaacactgAGTGCCAGCagaactcatgcgctgagttcaatttttctatcacgatccgaaaagtaaagctcgaagtatggcgggtgtatcaaaactgcttggtgtctctgttagtgttcatcaagaaagcgccctttccccactcctctttgttcttgttatggacactgtcacacgggacattcaacgtccagcgccctacacactgctttatgcagatgatgttttcctagcgtctaatagcaaaaatgatctcggacAACTTGTccatggaatgatcgcctcatgcaacacggtctcagattgaatctacacaaaactgaatttttgacgtccaatccccatgaaacaggcacaatcactgtcagtggcagtgatctgcccagaactgagcgatttaaatacctcgggtcaacgctatcagtcaatggagaactgcgcattagcgcaatctggatgagGTGGCgatctacaactggtgttctttgtgattgacgtatcaacgaacgtctcaaatataaaatttaccgcaatgtcgtccgtcctgttgctctctatggttgcgAGTATTGGTTgactttaaaagacaatgaactgcaTTTTGCGATAatagagatgaagatgttgcggtgGAATTGTGGCATGAAACcccttgatcacatctgaaataaggatatcagcgatcgatgtgcgagagaggcgtcttcaaggggatagtcatgtaattcacgctaacgaaaattcacttgccaaaattggtctgaacaacaAAGCGgaaagtaaacgaccaaaaggccggccggtggcttgatacattgGAGgtggatttgaaaacctcgcgactccatccagatcaggcctttgatagaacaaaatagcgcaaccgattacgacgagctgaTCCTACTTGTAAACGAGACAAATgctaatgaaaaagaaaaagttccaTTGCTAATTACATATTTCTCCCATCTTTCGGGCAATTTGTGGATATCACATCAGTAAAAATACTCCCCCTTCGCCGTGAACCATTCATCAAGTCATTTTTTCACATCTTTCTACGAGCCAAAAACCTGCTCAGCCAGTGTGTAACTTATCGATACAAACAAGTGTTAATCGGGAAGAGCCACCTCTTGTCAGTAGGGTAAAACTTTCTAGATTAATGCTTGTAACGTGTTACAAACAGAGTTTAGGGGGCGAGTGagcattattttgaaattatctAATATAATAAACCACGTCTTTCTGGTCTCATCATCGTCTTCCTGACAAATTCATTCGGTCGGTGGTGGATGGTGCACCTGGGTCTACCTATTACTTTTCCGCTTGATATCCTCGAAAagaatccacttttcgtcaTCAGTAATGATTCGATTCAAAAAAGACTTACTTTTCGTATAAGCAAAATTCCACATCTGTTTTGCGTCTCTCCTTCTCTTTTTTAATCAACTCATGTTGTAATCATCTACGATCTTCTGAATCTTCCCCACCTTTCGTAGGCGCTTTGAAACAGCTTATTGGTCTACGCTCAATTACTCTGCAATTTGTTTTTGTGTTTGGGAATCAGCTTCGTCCAATGATGCCTGCGATTTCACATCTTTGTATCTTTTTCGGTTTTCCGCGGACCTTGCCGAAATTATCGCTTTTA of Hermetia illucens chromosome 4, iHerIll2.2.curated.20191125, whole genome shotgun sequence contains these proteins:
- the LOC119653514 gene encoding clustered mitochondria protein homolog produces the protein MAPEPEIDTKSAAAIDSNQQQSQRKDETASNSAANGAGTADSGGKKKGAGKKNKANGKETTPELSTTCNGEMKKSDEAKENSECQNGQKTDDESENKDKEKTTTDDDSLDALQEGITIHIQSPGAEMLSIQVSSMEMVQEIHQLLMDREDTCHRTCFSLQLDGVTLDNFAELKNIEGLKDGSIIKVVEEPYTMREARIHVRHVRDLLKSMDPADAYNGVDCNSLTFLQTITNGDLDKKKSRPDCVDCTPPEYIMPMAKDRPLLPLQPGAKNVKGPQALKVLTTSPWNPPPGHRKLHGDLMYLTVVTMEDKRFHISACPKGFYINQSTDEVFNPKPDIPSHLCHSLIDLLSQISPTFKRCFAQMQKKRTLRHAFERVATPYQVYTWAAPQLEHTIDAIRAEDAFSSKLGYEEHIPGQTRDWNEELQTTRELPRKNLPERLLRERAIFKVHGDFVIAATRGAMAVIDGNVLAINPGEDAKMQMFIWNNIFFSLGFDVRDHYKELGGDVAAFVAPRNDLNGVRVYSAVDVEGLYTLGTVVIDYRGYRVTAQSIIPGILEREQEQSVVYGSIDFGKTVLSHPKYLELLTQAGQQLKIMSHSVINEKDEEVELCSSVECKGIIGNDGRHYILDLLRTFPPDVNFLKLADVELGKEVKSLGFPIEHKHKLCCLRQELLEAFVEDRYVMFIKYAAHHLQQINALKKQKEGAPAIEDGQNKESDSTKPEDKKSTEKEQVDVKKEKINSELQSDEQEKEKTDIPEKSTTANDDKVDTEEAKKLTETINEKNAHDEKQAADVVKRACAAVGSLKEYEFDFRFNPDVFSPGIKHVDKLDTPYSLKKQKQLVIDAAEFLVTRQIPSFVHEYLDHSSAPMDGTTLTEALHNRGINIRYLGKVVQLLAKIKSLDYLHQIAVQELILRATKHIYYTYMQNTEMMSLAAAISHFLNCFLTSGPVPTPQAGSDDLQKSNKRRNKRKGKNALFGSDNNEWTLVTQKSLWQQIKKEIKSYWDYDLGCDSIEAVIETYKLQRISMLRAFCLKVGIQILLREYNFESRNKPTFSDEDIVNVFPIVKHINPRASDAYNFYTTGQTKIQQGFFKEGYELISEALNLLNNVFGAMHPENAQCLRMLARLSYIMGDPQEALAIQQRAVLMSERVNGIDHPCTIMEYSHLALYSFANGQISRSLKLLYRARYLALVICGENHPEIALLDSNISLILHAVGEYELSLRFLEHALALNIKYFGKKSLKVAVSYHLIARTQSCMGDFRSALNNEKETYAIYKQQLGETHEKTQESSECLRVLTQQAVFLQKKMNDIYSNGKLTTSLPPIHIQPPTMGSVLDMLNAINGILFVQISPKDIAKLRNEIEKHQKDGSNNNPTENGDETAATPDSVDKKTDANPNNNTEKVATNGTSKLEAIGSSLKEQPQPIETATAAS